The following is a genomic window from Defluviimonas aquaemixtae.
CACCGTGATAATCAGCGCCATCGCGATCGCCGGCACGGCCCAAACCACGAGGTAGGCTGGCAGAAGTTCATGGATGGGCAGTGCCTTCGCCCAGTCGTGCACATATATCCAGGGGTCAACGCCCCCGTGCAACCACTTGTCGAAATCGGCCAGAGGTGGGTCAGCGTAGAAGGGCACGATGAGAGGGATTGTGCATTTCAGGAAAGAGAACGCGACCTGAAGCAGAACTGAGCCGAATACCGCGTAGCCGATCAGGTGCGCGCCGGCCAGAAACCGCCGCCAGCCGACCATTACAACCACGCCGGCGAACAAAGGCAGCAACCACATTGATGCGCGCGAGAAGAGCGTGAAGAACGTGATCGTCGCGGCAATTGCCTCGAAAAGCAGCTCGGACGTCACCGGGCGGGTCATGACCATAACGATGACGGTCACCACCAGATACAGAACGACGACCCGAAAAAAGATCTTCAAATCACCGCCTCGTTTTCCGCATCGCGTTTTTCCGCTGCCAGCACACGTAAGCCGTTCGCGCCCCTTGACTTTGCGGGCGCTTCCCGGGTTTACAGCCTTGTGTCGCGCACAATCCGGGCATTTTTTGGGCCACAGTTAATCGACGGGCGAAAATGGATAAAATACCGATGACGCGCGCGGGCCATGCCGCGCTCGACAATGAGCTCAAGACCCTGAAATCGGTCGAACGCCCCGCCGTGATCAGGGCTATTGCCGAAGCGCGCGAACACGGTGACCTGTCGGAAAACGCCGAATACCACGCCGCACGCGAGAGGCAGAGCTTTATCGAGGGCCGAATCAAGGAAATCGAGGCGATGATTTCGCGCGCCGACGTGATCGACGCGACGAAGCTGTCTGGCGCGATCAAGTTTGGCGCGACCGTAACGCTTGTCGATGAGGATACGGACGAAGAACGGACTTACCAGATCGTAGGCGAGGCCGAGGCCGACATTGAGCGCGGCCTCCTGAACATCAAGTCGCCCCTTGCGCGCGCGCTGATCGGCAAGGACGAGGGCGACAGCGTCGAGGTCCGCACGCCGGGCGGCGAGAAGAGCTATGAAGTGCTGAGCATTCGCTACGTCTGACGCCGGCGCGGAGGGCCGAAAGATGCCAGATCAACCCGAGGCCGCACCCGTCAGCGAAACACGCGCCGAATTCGGCATGTACACGCGCCCCGCGCCAGAGCCCGCCATCGCGCCGGCGGACGTCGTCGCGGGAGTCGCGAGCGTCTTGTGGCTTGCGCTCATCGGCGGATTCTTTCTTTTTTCCGGCGACGGAGAGGGCTCGGGCGGCGCGCTGAGTTCGGTTCTCGTTCTCGTAGCGATCTTCCTGCCAATCGCGCTCATTTGGATCGCTGCGCTCACGCTGCGCACCGCGCGGGCGGTGAGGTCAGAGACCGAGCGCCTGCAATCGGCCATCGACGCGATGCGCTACGCCTACGTCAGTCAGGCCCAGGCCGGACTGAACAAGATCACGGTCGAAAAGCGCCTGGACGAAATCGCCGCCTCGGCACGACAGACCGAAAATGCGATCGTCACCTTTACGACGAGCCGCGATACCGGGCACGTTCAGCCCTCGGCCGACCGAAAAGCCGCACTCGCCGCGCCTAAACCGGCCGACCCAGAGGAGGAGCAGCCCGCGCTCGCCCTCGGAACGCCCGCAGAGGCGCTGGCTCAGCCGGTTTCGATCGCGGATTTCATTCGGGCACTCAACTTTCCAGACAACGCCAATGACACAGAAGGCTTCCGGGCGCTGCGGCGCGCGCTCAATGACCGGGCGCTCGCCAAGTTGATACGTGCTGCCCAGGATGCGCTAACGCTTCTGAGCCAAGACGGCATCTACATGGACGACCTGCGCCCCGACCGCGCGCGGCCCGAGCTGTGGCGTCGCTTTGCGCAAGGCGAACGTGGCCGCCAATTCGGCGCGCTTGGCGGCGTCCGCGACCGGTCGAGCCTGGCCCTGACGGCGGCCCGGATGCGCCAGGACACGATCTTCCGCGACACCGCGCACCACTTCTTGCGTCAGTTCGACAAAACGTTTTCTGAGTTCGAGAAGAACGCCACGGACGCCGAGATCGTCGAATTGACCGAAACCCGCACCGCCCGCGCCTTCATGCTGCTCGGACGGGTAACTGGGATTTTCGACTGAGCGCTATTTGACGTTCGGTGGGGCGATGACGGCGTCCTTCTGAACGAGCAGCACCCCGTGGTTATTGTCGGGGTCACCGTCCTGGTGAACGCGCCTCGTCACGCCGGGCTTGTCCGCGATCGCCTTCGTGATGCGGTTCGGAAAGAATGTGCGCGGCACATCTTCGAAGCCCGGCAGATCCTTGAGCACATGGCTCACCGACACGCCGCAGAACGCCTTGTTGACTGCGCCGTAAGACTCTGCCCGCCGGATTGCTAGCTCTGCCACCTCGGGGCTGACCGGAATCTTGTACTCGATGACGTCGTAGGTCTCGCGCGCGTGGTAGTCGATGTAAAACTTCCGCATCTGCTCGGTGATGCCGTAGTGCAGATCATTGCGCTCTGGCACCCATGGATGGTGCCAGGTGCCCGCCGGGTCGAACATAACGCGCTGGCTGCCGTCGATCATCAGACCCGAGTGCTCGCCCGTTCCGTTGTCCCTGCGTTCGACCGTGTAGAGAGTGATCGACGGCGACTCACCGCTGACATAGCGGGCGCGCGCGACGGCTTCGTCGGGCGCCCAGACACGTTCTGCCCCGCAGCCTGCGAGCGTGAGTGTCACGACGAGGCTCAGACCAAGCCTTTTCATGGCGCTATTCCGATTCTGCGGAGTCAGGCGTTGGCGAGAGCGAGAAAGATCAGCACGGCGATCGAAATGACTGCGCCCCACGTCACCATGCGGATGAAGCCTTCGAAGGTCTTTTCATGATCTTTGGTGTCCATTGTGCCGTGCTCGTGTTCGGCCATCTCATTGCTCCCGGATTGGCGTTTCGCTTCGCATAGCCGATTCAGCCTGAAGTGTCACGACCCATGAAGGCCTCTCTCGCGGGACCGTTACTTCTTCTCCAGATCCGCAGCAAGTCGGAACCCGATACGGCGCGGCTCTTCCTCTTCGGGAGCCTTGGGCATTGCGCGCAGCATGACGCTCAGCTGACTGACATGCTGGATCAGCTGCGTGCGCGCGCCACCGTCGTCCTGGCCGTAGAAGGTCACGATGTCGGGGTCGAAATAGCCGATCCCCTCAATCTTCAGGACACCTGCGCCGCCAGCGGTGAAGCCCATTGCCACCTCATGTTCGTTGTCGAGCTGGCCTTCGAAGTTCTTGATGTAGAGAATGAGCCGCTCATAGGCCCACTGCGCGGGGCTCTTGGCTGCGATGGGCTGCGCGGCGACGCATTCCGGCAGCGGCTCCATTTCGGCTGTGCGTGGTGCGTCTTTGCTCGTATGCACTACGCGCGCGCAGGGCAGCACAGTTGCCTCCATTGCCTCGGCCGAGGTCTGAATCTGATCCGTTAGTTCTTTGTCCGCCACAGCCACGCTCCATCCTCTCGTCGCTCGCGCGTCACGCGATCCTTCAGGAGAAGATGGTTCAGATGTGCGACGGCTTCAACCAAGGCAAGACCGTATTCACCCTCGCCGATCGCACGCTTGAAGAGCGGCGGAAAGCACTCGGCCGCCGTTTGCGGCGCGTTCGCGAGGTGCGCCTCGAGCCGCGCGAGCGCGCTGATGTGGTTTTCTTCCATCTGCGACAGCCGCAGCGGCAGACCCGTGTAGGGCAGCTTGTGGCCCGGCAGGACGAGGTGATCGTCGTGCGCATAGGGGCGGAAGCGCGCGCAGCTTTCCAGCCAGTCCGACACCGGATCGGCCATCGGCTCAGTCGCATAGACCCCCAGATTGGCCGAAATTCCGGGCAGAAACTGGTCGCCACCAACGACCAGGCGACCGCCCTTCTCCCACAAGGTGGCGTGTTCCGGCGCGTGCCCATCCCCGGTCCTCACAATCCAGTGCCGCCCGCCCATGTGGAGGCTCTGGCCGTCGCGGATCCGCGTGTAGCCCAGCGGCAGCGGAGCGACCGCATCAGCAAAGTTGAATGGCCGCTCCTCCGCCCGGCGGATGAAAAGCGACGGCTCCATCCCCGCCGCGCGCCAGAAGGCGAGCGTCTCGGGCAGCGGCCGCTCTTGTTCGTCGAGGGTGAGCATGCGGGCGAAGAGCCAACTCGTCCGGGTCGTCACAAGTTCAGCGCCGCGGTCCTGGAACCAGCCGGCAAGACCAACGTGATCGGGATGGTAGTGCGTCACCACGACCCGCGAGACCGGCTTTCCGGCCAGGGGGCCGGCAAGCCCCGCCTCGAGCACCGCGCGAGTGCGCCGTGCGTTCAGACCGGTATCGACGAGTGTCCAGCTGTCACCTTCGTCGAAGGCGTAGACATTAACATGATCGAGCGCCATTGGCAGAGGCAGCCGAAGCCACAAGACGCCTTCGGCAATCTGGTACGCCTCGCCCGGCGCAGGTGGGGGCCCGAATGGGAAGCGGATTGCCGCATCACCAGGAGCCGCGTCCATCACGACGCAAGCGCCTCTGGAGACAGTGCCATGACGCCGTTGGCCCCATCGCGCGCCGCCGTGAGATGGGCGGTGTATTGCGGCAAGAGCCGCCGGATATGGAACCGCGCGAGATTTGCGCGCGCGCCCGTGCCGCCTTCGGCCAGCGCAGCGCGCAGGTGGTAGTGCGCCCCGAGCACGAGAGCGAAGGCGGACAGATAAGGCGCGGCCCCCGCGCACCGATCCGGCATTTCCTGCGTCACCATCCACTCTGTCGACTCTCGCAGCGTTTCCGCTGCAGCCCAGACGTCCTCGGCGAGATCAGGCAACGTCACGCGTGCCACTTCCGCGCCGGTCTCGATCTCCTCCAGCAGCCGGTAGGCAGCTTCGCCGTCGTCGGATAGCTTGCGACCTACGAGGTCCATGGCCTGAATTCCGTTGGTACCCTCGTAAATTGCCGTCACGCGAACGTCACGGTAGAACTGGGCGACACCTGTCTCCTCGATGTATCCCATGCCGCCATGGACTTGCATCGCCATTTCGCTGACGTCCATTCCGGTCTGGGTGCCGTAGGACTTCGCGATGGGCGTGAGGAACGCCGCGCGCGCCGCCCAGTCCCGATCGCCGGTTGCAGTGGCCATATCGCCCGCCACCGCACAGGCTAGCGCGATGGAGCGCGCGGCGAAAACCTCGGCGCGCATCGTGGCCAACATGCGCCGCACGTCGGGATGATCGGCGATGACGCCCATCTGCCGCCGGTCCTGCGCGAATTCGACGGCCATCTGGCAGGCGGCTTCGGCCACGCCGATCCCCTGCATGGCCACGCCGAGCCGGGCGTTGTTCATCATGGTGAACATCGCCGCCATACCCCTGTTCTCCTCGCCGATAAGCCAGCCCGTCGCGCCGTCGTATTCCATGACGCAGGTCGGTGAGCCATGCAGGCCCAGCTTATGCTCGAGACTGACGACCCTCACGCCGTTCCGCGCACCCGGCTGGCCGTCATCGTCAGGAAGGAGCTTTGGCACGAGAAAGAGGCTTATCCCCTTCGTTCCCTCAACCGCTCCCGGCAACCGCGCCAGAACCAGATGGCAAACGTTTTTAGTGATATCGCTGTCGCCCCAACTGATGAAGATCTTCTGGCCCGTGATCGTGTACGTACCGTCGCCATTCGGTTCGGCCTTTGTGCGCAGCGCACCGACGTCGCTGCCCGCCTGTGGCTCGGTCAGGTTCATTGTGCCCGACCAGTCGCCGGAAATCAGCTTGGGGAGGTAGAGTGCCTTGATGTCGTCGCTCGCGTGGTGATCAAGCGCTTCGATCTGCCCCTGTGTCAGAAGTGGGTTGAGCTGCAGCGAAAGACACGCGCCCGACATCATGTCGTGGATCGCCATGTTCAGCGCCTGCGGCAGCCCCATGCCGCCGGACGCGACCGGCGCCGATACCGCGACCCAACCGCCTTCGGCAATCGCGCGATAGGCTTCGGCGAAGCCGGGGGAAGTGCGAACGACGCCGTTCTCCAGCCGCGCCGAGGTCATATCCCCGGCCCGGTTCACTGGCGCAAGCACTTCGTCGCAAAGCTTCGCAGCCTCGCCGAGCACGGCCTCGGCCAGATCAGCGGTTGCCTCGGCGAATAGCTCTGTTTCGGCGACCGGGGCGAGCGGAACGACCTTGCCGAGTATGAAGCGGATATCGGATAAGGGCGCGCGAAATGGCATCTCGGTCTCCGTGAACCGCACCTTGGCAAGTGGGCCCGGGGCGCGTATGTGCATTTTGCTAAGAACATGATCGCCGCAAGGTCAGAGCCCTTCAACCCGAACGCTGCGTCACGGAAACGCAACGATATGACCGAAACCCTCGCCCCTACGCCCGAAGGTATTTCGCGCGCGGTTACCCTGCTGCGGGCGGGCGGGCTGGTCGCGTTCCCGACCGAAACGGTTTACGGCCTCGGCGCTGACGCGCGCACCGATCATGCGGTCGCGGGGATATTCGAGGCCAAGGACCGGCCACGCTTCAATCCGCTTATCGTACATGTCGCCGATATGGAGGACGCGCTGCAGATCGCGGTTCTTGACCCGCTGGCGGAGCGTGTCGCCTCGGCCTTCTGGCCGGGACCGCTGACACTGGTTCTGCCGCTACGCACGGCTTCGGCGCTCTCGCCGCTCGTCACCGCCGACCTGCCGTCTGTGGCCCTTCGTCTGCCCGCTCATCCTTTGGCGCGTGATCTGCTGCGCGCCTTCGGCGGCCCGGTCGCCGCGCCCTCGGCAAATCCGTCCGGCCGGGTGAGCCCGACGCGGGCCGAGCATGTGCTGGCCGGATTATCCGGTCGCATCGCGGCTGTCGTCGATGCCGGACCGTGCGAAGTCGGCGTGGAATCGACGATCCTCGGGTTGACGGACGGAGCGGCCCGGCTTCTGCGCCCCGGTGGCATTCCGGCCGAAGTGCTCGAAGAATGCCTCGGCCACAAGCTCGAGGTCGTGTCTAACGCGGCACGGCCGGTCGCGCCCGGCCAGCTTGCCTCCCACTACGCGCCCGACGCCACGCTCAGGCTGAGGGCGCAAGCACCGGAGCCGGATGAGTTCTGGCTCGGCTTCGGCGCGGGTGCGGCGGCGGCCGACCTGAATCTCTCCGAGACCGGCGATCTCGTCGAAGCGGCGGCAAACCTATTTCACTATCTGCGCGAGGCTGACAGGCGCGCCGAAGGACGGATCGCCGTGTCGCCCATTCCGGAATCCGGACTTGGCCGGGCCATCAATGACCGTCTGCGCCGCGCGGCTGCGCCACGGTCCTCGGATCGGAACTGAAGCTGAGGTCGCTGCGGCCAGTATGACCTACGGACGAGTTGCTCAGGCTCGTCCGGCCTTTGCGGATAAGGTCACGGGATCGACGCCGAGCGTCTTCAGCGCGCGCTCCCATTTCGTGTCGTTGCTTTCAGAGAACACCAGATCGGGTTTGGCGTCGCAGGTCAGCCACCCGTTCCGCAGGATCTCGCTTTCAAGCTGGCCAGGCCCCCAACCCGCGTAGCCGAGCGCGAGAAGCGACGATTCCGGGCCACGCCCCTGCGCGATCGCCTCGAGGATATCGAGAGTCGCGGTCATGCCGAAGTTGTCGTCGACCTTCAGGGTCGTTCCCTCGCCGCCGTAATCGGTGGAATGGAGGACGAAGCCGCGCGAATGCTCGACCGGGCCGCCAAAATGGACCCGAATCGGCCGTCCCTTGTCGCTCCGGGCGATACCGAGCTGTTCCTGGAGATCATCGAAGGAAAGATCACGCGCCGGCTTGTTCACGATCAGCCCCATCGCCCCATCATCGGAATGCGCGCAAAGGAAGACGACGCTGTGCTCGAAACGCGGATCGCCCATACCGGGCATCGCTATCAAAAGCTTGCCGCTTAAGTTCATGCCGGCCCTCCTTCTTAAAGATCGCGCCAGACGGGCAAGGAAACAAGGGAGGCGCCGAATAAAACTCTTCGTGATGCGCGCGGTTGTGGCTTTTCTTCGGCAGGATCGCGCTTAGTTTGACACGCATGATAAAGAATCCGCCTCTCCTCGCGTCGCTTGCCTTGGGGTTCAACCTTGCGGCAGTCGCCGCCGCGGCAGCGCAGGACATGCCCGCCAATATGATCGAAGCCGAGCTGCGCGGCGGCTGGCGGACAGAGTCGGGCAGCCAGATGACGGCGCTTCATCTGCGTCTCGCACCTGGCTGGAAAACCTACTGGCGCGCACCCGGCGAAGCGGGTTTTCCGCCGAATTTCGACTGGGGCGGCTCGGACAATGTCGGGGGGGTTGCGTACCACTGGCCGATTCCGGAGGTGTTCGAGCTCAATGGGATGCGTACGATTGGCTATAGTGACGAACTCGTGCTGCCGATCGAAGTGCGCCCCGCCGACCCAGATGCGCCAATTCACCTCGAGGCCCAGATCGACCTGGGCGTCTGCGAGGAGATCTGCGTACCAGTCAGCGTCGATGTCGCGACCGAGCCCGATCGCAACGCGACGATCGATCCAATGATCCGCGCTGCCTTGGCGCTACAGCCAGAAAGGTCCGACGAGGCGGGCATCACGTCCGTGCGTTGCGCGGCAGAACCAATCGGCGACGGCCTGCGCCTTACGGCCGGGCTGACGATGCCGCCGATCGGGCCAGAGGAATTTGCGGTGATCGAGCTTGCCGACCGGAACGTTTGGATTTCGAGCGCGGACACGCACCGCGACGGAGACGAGCTTAGCGCGGTCGCCGATCTCGTGCCGCCGAATGCGCAGCCCTTCGCGCTCGACCGGTCGTCGGTCCGCATAACCGTGTTTGGCGGAACCGGCCGGGTCGTTGAGCATCAGGGCTGTGAAGGTTAGGCCCGGACAGCGCCATTCGCGCGTTTGAGCCGCCAAAGGCCAACAAGCCAAGCCAGGATGATCAGAACCGCCGCAGCGCCAAGAAACTGGCCCAGTGCCCCGGAGACGCCATTGCCCGCCATCAGCGCTGGACCGAGGATGAAGGCGCCGGCAGCTGTCACGAGCGCCGCAGCAATCGCGACCAGCGGCCGAAGCGGCGAGCCTGACCGCGCTGCGCGGCGCAATGCCCCGACAAGTCGCTGCACGTCCTTCTGGACGACGAGGACCGCGGGAACCGCGATCAGGACGAGAACCATGCCGAAACCTAGCCCATAGCACAAAGTGATGACCGTGGGTTTCAGGAATTGCGCCTGGCGCGACGTCTCGTAGATCAGCGGCGTTAGGCCTAGGACGGTCGTGGCCGTGGTCAGCATGACCGGGCGCAAACGATCTGCAACCGCATCGACGATGGCGGGCACGAAGGCGCGCGAGCGCGCGTATTCGTCCACCGTCGTGATAAGCACGATCGCGTCATTGATGATAATGCCCGACATGCCTATCAGCCCAACGACCGAGAACATCGACATCGGCAAATCCCACGCCGCGTGCCCGTGGATCGCGCCAATCAGGCCGAGAGGGATCACCGCCATCACGACGATCGGTCGGGTCCAGCTTGAGAATATCCAGGCCAGGACTGCATAGATGCCGGCGAGCGCGGCCAGTAGCCCGATGAGCGCATCGCTCAGGAATTGATCCTCCTGTTCGCTAAGGCCGGCAAGCTCATAGGCGATGCCGAAATCCTGGGCAATTCGTGGCAGGATCTCGGTGTCGAGCGCTCGCATGATCTCTGTGGCGCGCTCGGGGTCGTCCTCGGCCAACTCACCTGTTACCGACACAACACGCTGCCCGTTCTCGCGCCGGATCGTCGAGAATCCGGTCCTTGTTGTGACTGAAACGATGTCGGACAGGGGGACGTAGTCGCCGGATGCGGTCATCAGTTGAGTGCGATCGAGGAAATCCGATGTCAGCTCCTCCTCCGGAAGACCGACCTGCACCTTCATCGTTCGAGTGCCGTCGGCAAAGCTCGCCGCCTCGATCCCGCTAAGCCGGTTACGAAGATCGCGGCTCAGCCCTTCGACCGTGAAGCCCAGCGCACGGCCCTGCGGCGTCAGTTCCACGATCAACTCGTCCTTGTCGTAAGGCAGGCTATCCTCAAGGCCTGAAACCTCGGGGAAGGGAGCTAGCGCAAGCTTGACCGCTTCGGCGGCGGCTTTGAGCGTGGCCGTATTCGCGCCAGTAAGCTGCACCTCGAGCGACTCTGCGCCAGGTCCGTGACGCCAACTACGGAACGACAATTCCTCGAGGAACGGGTTCGCAGGCACTGCCTCCTGCAGATCGGCGATGAACTGGGTGGCCGTCCAGACCCTGAGATCGGGGTCGGTCAGCTCGATCGAGACAGAGCCCAAGAGGTCCGCATCCTTGTTCGCGGCGCTGGCAAGCGGTGGCCAACCGTTGCCGCCAATCTCTCCGATGACATAGGAGAGAGCTGGCCCGCCATGTTCGGCCTCGTATTTCGCGGCAACGTTGCGAACCGCCCGCTGCACGTCCTGAAGCATCTTCGCCGAGTCGTCCCGGTCCGCTCCGGCGAGCATGGCAAAGTTGCCGTTGATGGTGCCGCGTTCTGGCGCGTTGAAGAACCTCCATGGCACGTCGCCCCGGATGAACTGACCTGCCTCGAAAGCCAGAAGCGCGAAGGCCGCAGCGAGCACAGGGTAGCGCGCTGTGATAACAAGTCGCGTCAGCGGCCGGAACAGGCGCTCGCGCACCCAGGCGAGTCCGCGGTTCATGAACCGGCTCGGCGCATCATACCAATGACCACGCCCCGCCTTTGAGAGCGCGTGGGCCATGTGATTGGGCAGGATGATGAACACCTCCATCAGCGAGGCGAGCAGAACGAGGCTAACGGTGATGGGGATGTGCTGGATCAGGTCTCCGAACCGACCACTCACGGCAGTGAGTCCAAGGAAAGCGATCACCGTCGTGATGGTTGAAGAAAAGACCGGCGCCGCCATGCGCCGCACCGCTGTCTCGGCCGCGGTGAACGGCGCCTCGCCAAGCCTTCGAACCCTGAAATCGGTGTGCTCGCCGATCACGATCGCGTCGTCGACCACGATCCCGAGCGTCAGGATGAGCGCGAAGATCGAGATCATGTTGAGCGTGAGCCCGAAGGCGTGCATCAGCGCAATTGCCGTGAGCATCGCGACGGGAATGCCGGCGGCCACCCAGAAAGCGGTCCGTGCATTGAGGAACAGGAAGAGCAGCGTAACGACGAGGATCAGGCCGGTCACGCCATTGTCGAGAAGGATGTTGAGCCGAGCAATGATGTCACTTGACCGCACCCGGATAAGATCGATCGTGACCCCTGCCGGTAGGGTCGGGCGCATTTCGTCCACCACCTGCTCGACCAGCCGCTGGATCGCGATGGCGTCGCCGTCGGCAGAGCGTTCGACGCGCACCACCATCGCAGGGTCGTCACCGACGAAGTTGGCGCGCCGCGCCTCGGCGCCCACCCGGGTTATCCGCGCCACTTCGCCCAGTGTCAGGGTGCCGCCATCGGCATCGGAACGAAGCGCGATGCCGGCCAGCGACTCGGGTGACCGCTTGTCGCTTCCGGTGCGCAGGCGAGCCGAGCCATCGCCGACCTCGCCCGCGGGATCGGCCTGCGCCTCGGCCCCGATCCGTGCCGCAATGTCTGACAGCGTCAGGTCGTGCCGCATCAGTTCGATCATCGGAATCTCGACAGAAATCTCGGAGCTGCCGGCGCTTTGGATCGAGGCGCGGGTCACGCCCACACGGTAGAGCCTCGCGAGCATTTCGTCGGACAGCACGGTGAGTTGGGCGCGCTCGATCGGTCCGGTGATGACGATGTCGGTGACGCGATCGCGCCAGGCCGCACGGCGGACAGTAGGCTGTTCGGCATCCTCGGGCAGGTTTGTGACGGCCGCCACGGCGGCCTCCACTTCATCGACCGCGCGCGACATGTCCCAGTCGGGCTCGAAATCGAGGGAGAAAGAGGCGAGGCCATCCCGCGCCGTGGAATGGATTTCCTCGACGCCTTCCACCGAAATCAAGCCGGGCTCGATCAGCTCGATGATACCGCGGTCGATGTCTTCCGCACCCGCACCGTCCCACTGGACGGCCACCGAGATTTCGGGTCGGACGACGTCGGGAAAGTATTGCGCCCGCATACGGGGCAGCGCCGCGAGGCCCGCCATGAGGAGGACCACGAGCACCAGATTGGCGGCCGTGGCGTGATGAGTGAAGTACGAGAGCATTCCGCCCACTGCGCCAAAACGCTCGCGTGGCGCTGACATCGTCAGCCCCCCATCCGCGCTTCGATGC
Proteins encoded in this region:
- a CDS encoding protein-disulfide reductase DsbD domain-containing protein yields the protein MIKNPPLLASLALGFNLAAVAAAAAQDMPANMIEAELRGGWRTESGSQMTALHLRLAPGWKTYWRAPGEAGFPPNFDWGGSDNVGGVAYHWPIPEVFELNGMRTIGYSDELVLPIEVRPADPDAPIHLEAQIDLGVCEEICVPVSVDVATEPDRNATIDPMIRAALALQPERSDEAGITSVRCAAEPIGDGLRLTAGLTMPPIGPEEFAVIELADRNVWISSADTHRDGDELSAVADLVPPNAQPFALDRSSVRITVFGGTGRVVEHQGCEG
- a CDS encoding YqgE/AlgH family protein, which encodes MNLSGKLLIAMPGMGDPRFEHSVVFLCAHSDDGAMGLIVNKPARDLSFDDLQEQLGIARSDKGRPIRVHFGGPVEHSRGFVLHSTDYGGEGTTLKVDDNFGMTATLDILEAIAQGRGPESSLLALGYAGWGPGQLESEILRNGWLTCDAKPDLVFSESNDTKWERALKTLGVDPVTLSAKAGRA
- the greA gene encoding transcription elongation factor GreA translates to MDKIPMTRAGHAALDNELKTLKSVERPAVIRAIAEAREHGDLSENAEYHAARERQSFIEGRIKEIEAMISRADVIDATKLSGAIKFGATVTLVDEDTDEERTYQIVGEAEADIERGLLNIKSPLARALIGKDEGDSVEVRTPGGEKSYEVLSIRYV
- a CDS encoding DUF6173 family protein, giving the protein MEATVLPCARVVHTSKDAPRTAEMEPLPECVAAQPIAAKSPAQWAYERLILYIKNFEGQLDNEHEVAMGFTAGGAGVLKIEGIGYFDPDIVTFYGQDDGGARTQLIQHVSQLSVMLRAMPKAPEEEEPRRIGFRLAADLEKK
- a CDS encoding L-threonylcarbamoyladenylate synthase, yielding MTETLAPTPEGISRAVTLLRAGGLVAFPTETVYGLGADARTDHAVAGIFEAKDRPRFNPLIVHVADMEDALQIAVLDPLAERVASAFWPGPLTLVLPLRTASALSPLVTADLPSVALRLPAHPLARDLLRAFGGPVAAPSANPSGRVSPTRAEHVLAGLSGRIAAVVDAGPCEVGVESTILGLTDGAARLLRPGGIPAEVLEECLGHKLEVVSNAARPVAPGQLASHYAPDATLRLRAQAPEPDEFWLGFGAGAAAADLNLSETGDLVEAAANLFHYLREADRRAEGRIAVSPIPESGLGRAINDRLRRAAAPRSSDRN
- a CDS encoding aa3-type cytochrome c oxidase subunit IV, with product MAEHEHGTMDTKDHEKTFEGFIRMVTWGAVISIAVLIFLALANA
- a CDS encoding efflux RND transporter permease subunit, translating into MSAPRERFGAVGGMLSYFTHHATAANLVLVVLLMAGLAALPRMRAQYFPDVVRPEISVAVQWDGAGAEDIDRGIIELIEPGLISVEGVEEIHSTARDGLASFSLDFEPDWDMSRAVDEVEAAVAAVTNLPEDAEQPTVRRAAWRDRVTDIVITGPIERAQLTVLSDEMLARLYRVGVTRASIQSAGSSEISVEIPMIELMRHDLTLSDIAARIGAEAQADPAGEVGDGSARLRTGSDKRSPESLAGIALRSDADGGTLTLGEVARITRVGAEARRANFVGDDPAMVVRVERSADGDAIAIQRLVEQVVDEMRPTLPAGVTIDLIRVRSSDIIARLNILLDNGVTGLILVVTLLFLFLNARTAFWVAAGIPVAMLTAIALMHAFGLTLNMISIFALILTLGIVVDDAIVIGEHTDFRVRRLGEAPFTAAETAVRRMAAPVFSSTITTVIAFLGLTAVSGRFGDLIQHIPITVSLVLLASLMEVFIILPNHMAHALSKAGRGHWYDAPSRFMNRGLAWVRERLFRPLTRLVITARYPVLAAAFALLAFEAGQFIRGDVPWRFFNAPERGTINGNFAMLAGADRDDSAKMLQDVQRAVRNVAAKYEAEHGGPALSYVIGEIGGNGWPPLASAANKDADLLGSVSIELTDPDLRVWTATQFIADLQEAVPANPFLEELSFRSWRHGPGAESLEVQLTGANTATLKAAAEAVKLALAPFPEVSGLEDSLPYDKDELIVELTPQGRALGFTVEGLSRDLRNRLSGIEAASFADGTRTMKVQVGLPEEELTSDFLDRTQLMTASGDYVPLSDIVSVTTRTGFSTIRRENGQRVVSVTGELAEDDPERATEIMRALDTEILPRIAQDFGIAYELAGLSEQEDQFLSDALIGLLAALAGIYAVLAWIFSSWTRPIVVMAVIPLGLIGAIHGHAAWDLPMSMFSVVGLIGMSGIIINDAIVLITTVDEYARSRAFVPAIVDAVADRLRPVMLTTATTVLGLTPLIYETSRQAQFLKPTVITLCYGLGFGMVLVLIAVPAVLVVQKDVQRLVGALRRAARSGSPLRPLVAIAAALVTAAGAFILGPALMAGNGVSGALGQFLGAAAVLIILAWLVGLWRLKRANGAVRA
- a CDS encoding acyl-CoA dehydrogenase: MPFRAPLSDIRFILGKVVPLAPVAETELFAEATADLAEAVLGEAAKLCDEVLAPVNRAGDMTSARLENGVVRTSPGFAEAYRAIAEGGWVAVSAPVASGGMGLPQALNMAIHDMMSGACLSLQLNPLLTQGQIEALDHHASDDIKALYLPKLISGDWSGTMNLTEPQAGSDVGALRTKAEPNGDGTYTITGQKIFISWGDSDITKNVCHLVLARLPGAVEGTKGISLFLVPKLLPDDDGQPGARNGVRVVSLEHKLGLHGSPTCVMEYDGATGWLIGEENRGMAAMFTMMNNARLGVAMQGIGVAEAACQMAVEFAQDRRQMGVIADHPDVRRMLATMRAEVFAARSIALACAVAGDMATATGDRDWAARAAFLTPIAKSYGTQTGMDVSEMAMQVHGGMGYIEETGVAQFYRDVRVTAIYEGTNGIQAMDLVGRKLSDDGEAAYRLLEEIETGAEVARVTLPDLAEDVWAAAETLRESTEWMVTQEMPDRCAGAAPYLSAFALVLGAHYHLRAALAEGGTGARANLARFHIRRLLPQYTAHLTAARDGANGVMALSPEALAS
- a CDS encoding MBL fold metallo-hydrolase; amino-acid sequence: MDAAPGDAAIRFPFGPPPAPGEAYQIAEGVLWLRLPLPMALDHVNVYAFDEGDSWTLVDTGLNARRTRAVLEAGLAGPLAGKPVSRVVVTHYHPDHVGLAGWFQDRGAELVTTRTSWLFARMLTLDEQERPLPETLAFWRAAGMEPSLFIRRAEERPFNFADAVAPLPLGYTRIRDGQSLHMGGRHWIVRTGDGHAPEHATLWEKGGRLVVGGDQFLPGISANLGVYATEPMADPVSDWLESCARFRPYAHDDHLVLPGHKLPYTGLPLRLSQMEENHISALARLEAHLANAPQTAAECFPPLFKRAIGEGEYGLALVEAVAHLNHLLLKDRVTRERREDGAWLWRTKN